In Candidatus Polarisedimenticolaceae bacterium, a genomic segment contains:
- the trpD gene encoding anthranilate phosphoribosyltransferase: MTPILERLMAASDLDEAEAGDLFAALASPGTSAALAGAYLAALRTKGESASELRGLARAMRASMSRCDLGDADLVDVVGTGGDHARSFNLSTGAALLAAAAGAPVAKHGSGAVSGRSGAADVLAALGVPLPDGEAAARSLFEATGFTFLHAPSFHPALAGVGPVRRALGTRTVFNLLGPLCNPAGPAYALIGAATPAAARLIAEVAADLPFRRVFVVHGAAAWDEPTPIGPFVLYDVSAGRIERTERDPLAAGFPRCAPGDLRGGDASFNALALRRALSGERGPHRDALVLGAALALEVSGHDDSVPLAAAAIDDGSASALLTRLAAWRHDA; this comes from the coding sequence GCGGAGGCGGGCGACCTCTTCGCCGCGCTCGCGAGCCCGGGAACGTCGGCGGCGCTCGCCGGCGCTTACCTCGCGGCGCTTCGCACGAAGGGGGAGTCGGCCAGCGAGCTTCGCGGGCTCGCGCGGGCGATGCGAGCGTCGATGAGCCGCTGCGATCTCGGCGACGCGGATCTCGTCGACGTCGTCGGCACCGGCGGCGATCACGCGCGGAGCTTCAACCTCTCGACCGGCGCCGCGCTCCTCGCCGCGGCGGCCGGGGCGCCGGTCGCCAAGCACGGGAGCGGCGCGGTGTCGGGACGCTCGGGCGCGGCGGACGTCCTCGCCGCGCTCGGCGTGCCGCTGCCGGACGGGGAGGCGGCCGCACGATCGCTCTTCGAGGCGACCGGGTTCACGTTTCTCCACGCGCCGTCGTTCCATCCCGCGCTCGCGGGCGTCGGCCCGGTGCGCCGGGCGCTCGGGACGCGCACCGTCTTCAACCTGCTGGGTCCGCTCTGCAATCCGGCCGGTCCGGCGTACGCGCTGATCGGTGCCGCGACGCCGGCGGCGGCGCGTCTCATCGCCGAGGTCGCGGCGGATCTGCCGTTCCGTCGCGTCTTCGTCGTGCACGGGGCTGCGGCGTGGGACGAGCCGACGCCGATCGGACCGTTCGTCCTCTACGACGTGAGCGCAGGCCGGATCGAGCGCACCGAGCGCGATCCGCTCGCCGCGGGCTTTCCCCGCTGCGCTCCGGGCGATCTTCGGGGAGGCGATGCCTCGTTCAATGCGCTCGCGTTGCGGCGCGCGCTCTCCGGCGAGAGGGGTCCGCATCGCGACGCGCTCGTCCTCGGCGCGGCGCTGGCGCTCGAGGTCTCGGGCCACGACGACTCGGTTCCCCTCGCGGCGGCGGCGATCGACGACGGGAGCGCCTCCGCGCTCCTGACGCGGCTCGCCGCATGGAGGCACGATGCGTGA
- the trpB gene encoding tryptophan synthase subunit beta, protein MSVLLPAHPGPRGRYGEFGGAFVPETLVAALRRLDREATAALADPAFQASLDAALRDWVGRPTPLGRADRLSESFGAEIWLKREDLCHTGAHKINNAVGQVLLARRLGAARVVAETGAGQHGVAVAAACARAGLPCRVYMGTDDVLRQRANAARIERFGAELVPVASGDRTLRAAIDEAMRAWVGDPDGLYYLIGSVVGPHPYPWLVRAFQSVIGNEARAQILAARGRLPDAVAACVGGGSNAIGLFHGFLGDEGVALHGYEAGGRGAAPGEHAATCTRGTPGVLHGARSLVLQDEFGQIVDAHSIAPGLDYPGVGPEHAALAAAGRVRYEAIGDREAQGALDLCCRLEGVLPALESAHALAGARRLAAARPGALLVVGVSGRGDKDLDA, encoded by the coding sequence ATGAGCGTTCTGCTCCCGGCGCATCCCGGACCGCGCGGGCGTTACGGCGAATTCGGGGGCGCGTTCGTTCCGGAGACGCTCGTCGCCGCGCTCCGGCGCCTCGATCGCGAGGCGACGGCGGCGCTGGCCGATCCGGCGTTCCAGGCGTCCCTCGACGCGGCGCTTCGAGACTGGGTGGGGCGGCCGACCCCGCTCGGGCGCGCCGATCGACTCTCCGAGTCCTTCGGTGCTGAGATCTGGCTCAAGCGCGAGGATCTCTGCCACACCGGCGCGCACAAGATCAACAACGCCGTCGGGCAGGTGCTCCTCGCCCGGCGTCTCGGCGCCGCGCGCGTCGTCGCCGAGACCGGCGCGGGCCAGCACGGCGTCGCCGTCGCGGCCGCCTGCGCGCGGGCCGGGCTTCCGTGCCGCGTCTACATGGGTACCGACGACGTCCTTCGACAACGCGCGAACGCGGCGCGGATCGAGCGCTTCGGCGCGGAGCTCGTGCCGGTCGCGTCGGGCGACCGCACCCTGCGCGCCGCGATCGACGAGGCGATGAGGGCTTGGGTCGGCGATCCCGACGGCCTCTACTACCTCATCGGGTCGGTCGTCGGCCCGCATCCCTACCCGTGGCTCGTGCGGGCCTTCCAGTCGGTCATCGGGAACGAGGCGCGCGCGCAGATCCTCGCCGCCCGCGGCCGCCTGCCGGACGCGGTGGCGGCGTGCGTCGGCGGCGGTTCGAACGCGATCGGGCTCTTCCACGGGTTCCTCGGCGACGAGGGCGTCGCGCTCCACGGCTACGAGGCCGGAGGGCGCGGCGCAGCGCCCGGCGAGCATGCCGCGACGTGCACGAGGGGAACGCCCGGCGTGCTCCACGGCGCCCGCTCGCTCGTGCTTCAGGACGAGTTCGGTCAGATCGTCGATGCGCATTCGATCGCGCCGGGCCTCGACTACCCCGGCGTCGGTCCCGAGCACGCCGCGCTCGCCGCGGCGGGGCGCGTCCGTTACGAGGCGATCGGGGATCGCGAGGCGCAGGGCGCGCTCGACCTCTGCTGCCGTCTCGAAGGGGTCTTGCCGGCGCTCGAGTCGGCGCACGCGCTCGCGGGTGCGCGCCGCCTCGCTGCGGCGAGGCCGGGCGCGCTTCTCGTGGTCGGTGTGTCGGGACGCGGCGACAAGGACCTGGACGCATGA